A DNA window from Niabella yanshanensis contains the following coding sequences:
- the tuf gene encoding elongation factor Tu, translated as MSKETFKREKPHVNIGTIGHVDHGKTTLTAAITEVLAKKGLATAKKYDDIDGAPEEKERGITINTAHVEYQTDSRHYAHVDCPGHADYVKNMITGAAQMDGAILVVAATDGPMPQTKEHILLAAQVGVPKMVVFLNKVDLVDDPELLDLVEMEVRDELSKRGFDGDNTPIIKGSATGALAGDEKWIGAITELMDAVDTYIPLPPRPVDLPMLMSVEDVFSITGRGTVATGRIERGKIKTGDPVEIVGLMEKPLTSTVTGVEMFRKILDEGEAGDNAGLLLRGIEKTQIRRGMVICKPGSITPHTEFKGEVYVLSKDEGGRHTPFFQKYRPQFYFRTTDVTGECSLPEGTEMVMPGDNTTLTVKLITPIAMEKGLKFAIREGGRTVGAGQVTEIIK; from the coding sequence ATGTCAAAAGAGACCTTTAAGAGGGAGAAACCCCACGTAAACATTGGTACTATTGGTCACGTTGACCATGGTAAAACAACTTTGACTGCAGCTATTACTGAAGTTCTTGCGAAAAAAGGTTTAGCTACTGCAAAGAAATATGACGATATCGATGGTGCACCTGAGGAAAAAGAAAGGGGTATCACAATTAATACTGCTCACGTAGAATATCAAACTGACAGCCGTCACTACGCACACGTTGACTGCCCAGGTCACGCTGACTACGTAAAAAATATGATCACAGGTGCTGCTCAGATGGATGGCGCTATCCTTGTAGTTGCTGCTACTGACGGTCCTATGCCTCAAACTAAAGAACACATCCTTTTGGCTGCACAGGTAGGTGTACCTAAAATGGTGGTTTTCTTAAATAAAGTTGATTTGGTTGACGATCCTGAACTTTTAGATTTAGTTGAAATGGAAGTTCGTGATGAGTTAAGCAAACGTGGTTTTGATGGTGATAACACTCCAATCATTAAAGGTTCTGCAACCGGCGCATTAGCTGGTGACGAAAAATGGATTGGCGCTATCACTGAGTTGATGGATGCAGTTGATACTTATATTCCTCTTCCTCCTCGTCCGGTTGATCTGCCAATGCTGATGTCTGTAGAAGATGTATTCTCTATTACAGGTCGTGGTACAGTTGCTACAGGTCGTATTGAAAGAGGTAAAATCAAAACCGGTGATCCAGTTGAGATCGTAGGTTTGATGGAAAAACCTTTAACATCTACTGTAACAGGTGTTGAAATGTTCCGCAAAATATTAGACGAAGGTGAAGCTGGTGATAACGCAGGTTTATTATTACGTGGTATTGAGAAAACTCAAATCCGTCGTGGTATGGTAATTTGTAAGCCAGGTTCTATCACTCCTCACACTGAGTTCAAAGGCGAAGTTTACGTATTGAGCAAAGATGAGGGTGGTCGTCACACTCCATTCTTCCAAAAATACCGTCCTCAGTTCTACTTCCGTACAACTGACGTAACCGGAGAGTGTTCTTTACCAGAAGGTACAGAAATGGTTATGCCTGGTGATAACACTAC
- a CDS encoding phosphosulfolactate synthase, with translation MKFNLTQLPERNQQPRTAGLTMVMDKGLSLEEAKNFMDVSQPHVDIVKLGFGTAVVTPRLEEKIALYKSHGMAVYFGGTLFEAYLVRNQIQDYIDTCKSFGIDYMEVSDGSIEIPHAEKCGYIEKLTKHGTVLSEVGSKDATHIIPPYKWIELMRAELEAGSSYVIAEAREAGNVGIYRGSGEVREGLVQEILTQIPAEKIVWEAPQKAQQLYFLELIGCNVNLGNIPPNEVIALEAMRIGLRGDTFDLYLNKKTSA, from the coding sequence ATGAAGTTTAATCTGACTCAACTACCAGAAAGGAATCAACAACCTCGAACCGCTGGTCTTACAATGGTGATGGATAAAGGCCTTAGTCTTGAAGAAGCTAAAAACTTTATGGATGTATCACAACCGCATGTAGATATTGTGAAGCTGGGTTTTGGCACCGCCGTAGTTACACCCCGACTCGAAGAGAAGATCGCTTTATATAAGTCGCATGGCATGGCCGTTTACTTTGGTGGTACTTTATTTGAAGCCTACCTGGTGCGTAACCAGATACAGGATTATATAGATACCTGCAAGTCTTTCGGCATTGATTATATGGAAGTGAGTGACGGATCAATAGAAATACCGCATGCAGAAAAATGTGGCTATATAGAAAAACTTACTAAGCATGGTACAGTGCTAAGTGAAGTAGGCAGCAAGGATGCCACCCATATCATACCTCCTTATAAATGGATTGAATTGATGCGTGCCGAACTGGAAGCGGGTTCTTCTTATGTGATAGCCGAAGCGAGGGAAGCAGGAAATGTCGGTATTTATCGTGGCAGCGGGGAAGTTCGTGAGGGTCTTGTACAAGAGATACTAACGCAGATACCCGCAGAAAAAATTGTATGGGAAGCGCCTCAGAAAGCACAGCAACTTTATTTCCTGGAACTGATCGGATGCAATGTAAACCTCGGTAATATACCTCCCAATGAAGTAATAGCGCTGGAAGCTATGCGTATTGGACTTCGTGGCGATACTTTCGATTTATACCTGAACAAGAAAACTTCAGCCTGA
- a CDS encoding HPF/RaiA family ribosome-associated protein, with protein sequence MNVNIQTVNFNADQKLIELVSRKMEKLNTFHDRIIESDVFLKLDNVVHNIKDKIVEIKVHVPRHSFFVKSTSKSFEESFEAAFDSLVNQVKRRKEKMIA encoded by the coding sequence ATGAATGTAAACATTCAAACGGTTAATTTCAATGCCGATCAGAAACTTATTGAATTAGTGAGCCGAAAAATGGAGAAGTTAAATACGTTTCATGATCGCATTATTGAGTCGGATGTTTTTTTAAAACTGGATAACGTGGTGCATAACATTAAAGACAAAATTGTAGAGATAAAAGTACATGTGCCGCGTCATAGTTTCTTTGTTAAATCAACCAGTAAGTCCTTTGAAGAGTCATTTGAAGCCGCTTTTGATTCTTTGGTAAACCAGGTTAAAAGACGAAAAGAAAAAATGATTGCTTAA
- the rpsU gene encoding 30S ribosomal protein S21 has protein sequence MLIIDSKDCENIDKALKKYKKKFEKSKVLLQLRERQSFTKPSVKRRGEVLKAVYKQQIASGKIEL, from the coding sequence ATGTTAATTATTGATTCTAAAGACTGCGAAAACATTGATAAAGCGCTGAAAAAGTACAAGAAGAAATTTGAGAAATCTAAAGTTCTTTTACAATTGCGTGAACGTCAGAGCTTTACAAAGCCATCTGTTAAACGTCGTGGAGAGGTTTTGAAAGCCGTTTACAAGCAGCAGATCGCCAGCGGTAAAATCGAATTATAA
- a CDS encoding GLPGLI family protein yields MKTRFLPVLALVLAAKFSVAQKKLTEATIYYDIVVSTDNNTPKKADMLDGSTNIIYVKGNMSRSDFISSLGSQFTIYDDKNGTASNIREYGNKKFLISYSNAEWKAYNKRYEGVSYKIENEFKKIAGYQCQKATGKLADGTSFTVYFTRDLIPTNANFQSINRGLPGLAMQYDAARGNDKVTFTVSNIEFTPVPLAKFDIPKTGYRRMSYTEFKMQNNR; encoded by the coding sequence ATGAAAACTCGATTTTTACCAGTACTGGCTCTTGTATTAGCTGCTAAATTTTCGGTAGCGCAAAAGAAGCTGACTGAAGCTACCATATATTACGATATTGTGGTGAGCACAGATAATAATACCCCTAAAAAGGCCGATATGCTGGACGGCTCCACTAATATTATTTATGTTAAGGGCAATATGAGCCGTTCTGATTTTATCAGTTCGCTTGGCTCTCAGTTTACAATTTATGATGATAAGAATGGGACTGCCAGCAATATCAGGGAATATGGGAATAAAAAGTTCCTGATTAGTTACTCTAATGCAGAATGGAAAGCTTATAATAAAAGATACGAAGGGGTAAGCTATAAAATCGAAAATGAGTTTAAGAAAATAGCTGGCTACCAGTGTCAGAAAGCGACCGGGAAACTGGCGGATGGCACCAGCTTCACTGTTTATTTTACCAGGGATTTAATTCCTACCAATGCTAATTTTCAAAGCATTAACAGGGGGTTGCCCGGATTGGCCATGCAGTATGATGCTGCCCGGGGAAATGATAAAGTAACCTTTACGGTTTCTAATATCGAATTTACCCCGGTGCCCCTCGCTAAATTTGATATTCCTAAAACCGGATATCGGAGAATGTCTTACACCGAATTCAAAATGCAGAATAACAGATAA
- a CDS encoding tyrosine-type recombinase/integrase — MPDTDTFNEPINTFINFLKFEKRFSQHTILAYTTDLKDFSLFLLRVFDGVAFTELNYQHIRSWLADLKENKLTSRSINRKISTLKSFFKYHLKHGNIKANPMAKIVTPKTSRRLPVFIKENDVAILKERVSAATEDWKTLNEKMLMTLFYATGMRLSELINLKESQVDFSRQQLKVLGKGNKERSIPLTKNVLQDIREYIALKRKEFEQPSAELMVTEKGKKMYAKYAYLLVKKLLSEVATLDKKSPHVLRHTFATHMVNNGAELNAVKELLGHSSLAATQVYTHNTIEKLKEVYKNAHPKA; from the coding sequence ATGCCTGATACGGATACCTTTAACGAGCCAATCAATACTTTTATCAATTTTCTGAAATTTGAAAAAAGGTTTTCCCAACATACAATATTGGCTTATACTACCGATTTAAAAGATTTTAGCCTGTTTTTACTGCGTGTATTTGATGGAGTAGCTTTTACTGAACTGAATTATCAGCATATAAGGAGCTGGTTGGCAGATCTCAAAGAAAATAAACTTACCTCACGAAGTATTAACCGGAAGATCTCTACGCTTAAATCTTTTTTTAAATATCATCTTAAACACGGGAATATAAAAGCCAACCCTATGGCTAAAATTGTTACTCCCAAGACGAGTAGACGCCTGCCAGTATTTATTAAGGAAAATGATGTTGCAATATTAAAGGAAAGGGTTAGCGCTGCCACAGAAGACTGGAAAACCCTGAATGAGAAAATGCTGATGACACTTTTTTATGCCACTGGTATGCGTTTAAGCGAGCTGATTAACCTTAAGGAAAGTCAGGTTGATTTTAGCAGGCAACAACTGAAAGTTTTGGGTAAGGGTAATAAAGAACGCAGCATTCCGCTTACCAAAAATGTATTACAAGATATCCGGGAATATATAGCGCTCAAAAGAAAGGAGTTTGAGCAACCGTCAGCGGAATTGATGGTTACGGAAAAGGGTAAAAAGATGTACGCTAAATATGCCTATCTCCTGGTTAAAAAGCTACTTTCTGAAGTTGCAACGCTGGATAAAAAAAGTCCGCATGTGCTACGGCACACGTTTGCTACCCATATGGTTAATAATGGAGCTGAGCTGAATGCGGTTAAAGAATTACTGGGGCATTCCAGCCTGGCGGCTACCCAGGTTTACACGCATAATACCATCGAAAAGCTGAAAGAGGTATATAAAAATGCTCACCCCAAAGCTTGA
- a CDS encoding cupin-like domain-containing protein translates to MNLIPIPTVETISTGDFKTNYYNTNQPLIIKRLARQWPAYNKWNWDYFIDIVGEKEVGVYNNVKSDSYTPINTADAYMKFGEYLQMVKKGPVDLRIFLFNIFQHAPQIVQDFTWPDEYMKGFVKRFPMLFVGGQGAITHMHFDIDLSHILHTQFAGRKRVLLFPFEEQHKLYRKPWEVLSLANYANYNEQFDYENFPAVKLAKGFEAVLEHGDTLFMPAGYWHHMEYIDAGFAMSLRALQSSLGGKLNGVWNLFGMRNIDTLMKKTAPKWWYDRKKEKLYQYAAKELAAAK, encoded by the coding sequence ATGAATCTAATACCCATTCCAACGGTTGAAACTATTTCTACCGGCGACTTTAAAACGAACTATTACAACACCAATCAACCGCTGATCATTAAGAGACTTGCCAGGCAATGGCCCGCTTATAACAAATGGAACTGGGATTATTTTATTGATATTGTAGGGGAAAAAGAAGTGGGCGTATACAATAACGTAAAGAGCGATTCTTACACACCCATCAACACAGCGGATGCCTACATGAAATTTGGCGAATACCTGCAGATGGTAAAAAAAGGACCTGTTGACCTGCGCATTTTTTTGTTCAATATATTTCAGCATGCGCCACAAATTGTACAGGATTTTACCTGGCCGGATGAATACATGAAAGGTTTTGTGAAGAGATTCCCTATGTTATTTGTCGGCGGGCAAGGCGCTATTACGCATATGCATTTTGATATTGACCTCAGCCATATTTTGCATACGCAGTTTGCTGGACGCAAACGGGTGTTATTATTTCCTTTTGAAGAACAGCATAAGCTATACCGGAAACCCTGGGAAGTATTGAGCCTGGCCAATTATGCGAATTATAATGAGCAATTTGACTACGAGAATTTCCCTGCCGTAAAACTGGCTAAAGGTTTTGAAGCGGTACTGGAGCATGGAGATACTTTATTTATGCCTGCAGGATACTGGCATCATATGGAATATATCGATGCAGGTTTTGCCATGAGCCTCCGGGCCCTGCAAAGCAGCCTGGGCGGTAAGCTCAATGGTGTATGGAATCTTTTTGGTATGCGCAATATCGACACCCTGATGAAAAAAACTGCTCCCAAATGGTGGTACGACCGTAAGAAGGAGAAGCTATACCAATATGCGGCTAAGGAACTGGCCGCAGCTAAATAA
- a CDS encoding tetratricopeptide repeat protein, whose product MRDFSQHDEEKDQELDELLQRYENLRKGRSSSYLEEEAFEKIIEYFESQEQYIKAFQAVEIATEQFPYSASLLIKKADLLLNRRQYDEALALLEQAAIFDNSNIDIYILKTEAFLALDRQEDAVALLNEALELFEGEDRVELLFELADVYDDYEDFDKVFDCLKEILQQEPDNEEALYKICFWTDYTGRNAESIEIHRRIIDEYPYNELAWFNLGAAFQGIKLYEKAIDAYQYALVIDEKMDYAYRNIGDAYIRLRKYKDAIESLEKVLELSKPEDVIYEAIGYCYEKMKNYAQARFYYRKASHLNPEVGYLAYKMAFTYYKEEKYELCIKQLDTALKLKRNKAEYNILMGECKMQLGFTKEAIQYFTNVVRLKPKSAIGWEALIKCLYDAGYYEEALKQLDNAVMMTKNKPVFTYYKALLYFVMGKRKEALLHLEEALTEAPAQLKKIIQINPSMLQHQQVADLILKYKKRKSNK is encoded by the coding sequence ATGAGAGATTTTTCCCAACACGACGAAGAAAAGGACCAGGAGTTAGATGAACTGTTGCAACGGTATGAAAATTTAAGAAAGGGCAGAAGTAGTTCTTACCTGGAAGAAGAGGCTTTCGAAAAGATCATTGAGTATTTTGAGTCGCAGGAGCAATACATTAAGGCTTTTCAGGCTGTAGAAATAGCAACAGAGCAGTTTCCTTATTCAGCCTCACTATTAATTAAAAAAGCCGATCTGTTGCTAAACAGGCGTCAATACGACGAAGCCCTTGCCCTGCTTGAGCAGGCTGCTATTTTTGATAACAGCAATATTGATATTTATATTTTAAAGACCGAAGCGTTCCTGGCGTTGGATCGGCAGGAGGATGCAGTAGCATTGTTAAATGAAGCGCTTGAGCTCTTTGAGGGGGAAGATAGGGTGGAACTGTTGTTTGAACTGGCAGACGTGTATGACGATTACGAGGATTTTGACAAGGTATTTGATTGTTTAAAGGAGATTTTGCAGCAGGAACCTGACAATGAGGAGGCGCTTTACAAGATCTGTTTTTGGACCGATTATACGGGGCGTAATGCGGAAAGCATTGAGATTCACAGGAGGATAATTGACGAGTACCCTTATAATGAATTGGCCTGGTTCAACCTGGGTGCTGCTTTTCAGGGTATTAAATTATACGAGAAAGCAATAGATGCGTATCAATATGCATTGGTTATTGACGAGAAAATGGATTACGCATATCGTAATATCGGCGACGCTTATATACGCCTTAGGAAGTATAAGGATGCCATAGAAAGCCTCGAAAAAGTATTAGAGCTTTCCAAACCCGAAGATGTAATTTATGAGGCTATTGGTTACTGTTATGAGAAAATGAAAAATTATGCCCAGGCCCGGTTCTACTATCGCAAGGCTTCGCATTTAAATCCTGAAGTAGGGTACCTGGCTTACAAAATGGCTTTTACTTATTACAAAGAGGAAAAATATGAGCTTTGCATAAAACAGCTCGATACCGCTTTGAAGTTAAAACGCAATAAGGCGGAGTACAATATTCTGATGGGCGAATGTAAGATGCAGCTGGGTTTTACAAAAGAAGCAATTCAGTACTTTACCAATGTAGTTAGACTGAAGCCAAAATCGGCTATAGGTTGGGAAGCGCTTATTAAGTGCCTGTATGATGCCGGGTATTACGAAGAAGCTTTAAAGCAGTTGGATAATGCAGTAATGATGACCAAAAATAAGCCTGTATTTACTTATTATAAAGCGCTGTTGTACTTTGTAATGGGAAAAAGAAAAGAAGCCTTGCTGCACCTGGAGGAAGCGCTGACAGAGGCACCGGCTCAATTGAAGAAAATTATACAGATCAATCCCTCCATGCTTCAGCATCAGCAGGTAGCAGATTTGATTTTGAAATATAAAAAACGCAAAAGCAATAAATAA
- a CDS encoding ORF6N domain-containing protein, which yields MKTEMLITDDLLLSKILQIRNQKVMIDRDLAEMYGVETRRLNEQVKRNTDRFPENFAFKLTEEEVELMVSQNAIPSRQILGGSLPNAFTEHGVLMLANVLKSKKAIEVSLQIIDIFVRLREALMTNQDILLKPEQLDRKLIGIGHDVKMHDGEIETIFELIKEIMEEKMRPRPCNLIGFKT from the coding sequence ATGAAAACCGAAATGTTGATAACCGACGATCTCCTGTTATCAAAAATATTACAGATCAGAAATCAAAAAGTGATGATAGACCGGGATCTGGCTGAAATGTATGGAGTGGAAACGAGAAGACTAAATGAGCAGGTGAAACGTAATACCGATCGCTTCCCTGAAAATTTCGCATTCAAACTCACTGAAGAAGAAGTGGAATTGATGGTGTCGCAAAATGCGATACCATCCAGGCAGATTTTGGGCGGCTCATTGCCTAACGCTTTTACAGAGCATGGTGTATTGATGTTGGCCAATGTGTTGAAAAGTAAGAAAGCTATAGAAGTTAGCTTACAGATTATCGACATTTTCGTTCGGTTGAGGGAAGCGCTAATGACTAATCAGGATATTTTATTAAAGCCTGAACAATTAGATCGCAAACTTATTGGTATTGGCCATGATGTAAAAATGCATGATGGCGAAATCGAAACTATTTTCGAGCTGATCAAAGAAATTATGGAAGAAAAAATGCGTCCCCGTCCCTGTAATCTCATCGGGTTTAAAACATAA
- a CDS encoding riboflavin synthase: protein MFTGIIEASGIVKKIAIAGSNKTFWIESPISHELKVDQSISHNGVCLTVESVAGSIHSVTAIDETLNKTNLGTLKEGDLLNLERCMIMNGRLDGHIVQGHVDGTARCIEVAEKEGSWEYVFQFDEKFAPLIIEKGSACVNGISLTVFQVKRNSFKVAIIPYTYNHTNIKQVTENSIVNIEFDVIGKYIMRSNELNQHS, encoded by the coding sequence ATGTTTACCGGTATTATTGAAGCCTCAGGAATTGTAAAGAAAATAGCCATTGCGGGCAGTAACAAAACTTTTTGGATTGAAAGTCCTATTAGTCACGAGTTAAAGGTAGATCAAAGTATAAGTCATAACGGCGTATGCCTCACCGTTGAATCTGTAGCAGGAAGCATTCATTCGGTGACAGCCATTGACGAAACCCTGAATAAAACCAACCTGGGCACTCTGAAGGAAGGAGATTTATTGAACCTGGAACGTTGTATGATCATGAACGGACGACTGGACGGGCATATTGTGCAGGGGCATGTAGACGGCACGGCGCGATGTATTGAGGTAGCGGAAAAAGAAGGTAGCTGGGAGTATGTATTTCAGTTTGACGAAAAGTTTGCTCCGCTGATTATAGAAAAAGGATCAGCCTGTGTTAACGGCATCAGCTTAACCGTTTTTCAGGTTAAAAGAAATAGTTTTAAGGTAGCAATCATCCCCTACACCTATAACCATACTAATATTAAACAGGTAACGGAAAACAGCATTGTCAATATTGAATTTGACGTGATAGGAAAATACATTATGCGTAGTAATGAACTGAATCAGCACAGTTAG
- a CDS encoding shikimate dehydrogenase family protein, which translates to MNLYGLIGMPLAQSFSKKYFTQKFEQEGIADTAYELFPLENISLLKDLLAAQPNLKGLNVTIPYKEQVLPFLSGLNEEAGEIGACNCIKITNGHLTGFNTDAPAFKQSLLPQLKSGHKKALILGTGGAAKAVLYVLRSLGIEYAYVSRSKGAGFTYDELSKAIVQEYSLIINSTPLGSFPKVDTAPDIPYEYLTADNYLYDLVYNPAKTLFLQKGEERGAAIKNGYEMLVGQAELSWQIWNDDSQ; encoded by the coding sequence ATGAATTTGTACGGGCTTATCGGTATGCCGTTGGCACAGTCCTTTTCAAAAAAATACTTTACCCAAAAATTTGAACAGGAAGGAATAGCTGATACGGCATACGAATTATTTCCTCTTGAAAATATTTCCTTGCTAAAGGACTTGCTGGCCGCACAACCCAATCTGAAAGGTCTGAATGTGACCATTCCTTATAAAGAGCAGGTGTTGCCTTTTTTATCGGGTTTAAATGAAGAGGCGGGAGAGATTGGCGCCTGTAATTGTATCAAAATAACCAACGGTCATTTAACCGGCTTCAACACCGATGCACCCGCTTTTAAGCAATCTTTGTTGCCTCAACTTAAATCCGGCCATAAGAAAGCGCTGATATTGGGTACAGGTGGCGCCGCCAAAGCCGTGCTATATGTGTTGCGTAGCCTTGGAATTGAGTATGCATATGTATCACGTAGCAAAGGCGCCGGTTTTACTTATGATGAACTTAGTAAGGCCATCGTGCAGGAATATTCACTTATTATCAACTCTACACCTTTAGGTAGTTTTCCTAAAGTAGATACGGCTCCCGATATACCCTATGAATATCTGACTGCAGATAACTACTTATACGATCTCGTATATAATCCTGCTAAAACCCTGTTTCTTCAAAAAGGGGAGGAGCGGGGCGCTGCCATAAAAAACGGATACGAGATGCTGGTAGGCCAGGCAGAATTAAGCTGGCAGATATGGAATGATGACTCCCAATAA
- a CDS encoding TonB-dependent receptor, with protein MHIHRLFNKRLLLIITIVCSNYMLLAQQGSLKGKLEGLTTGELPVLNLVTAKDSQLVKTTIPDSAGKYEFNQLKTGNYFLYITHIGYQSYYSKLIDISNPSQEISLPPIQMTPKINELESVKVSAVRPFIQRKIDRVVVNPDALISNAGTTSLDVLEKAPGVLVDIDGNISMKGKSGVVVFIDNKPTYMAAGDLANYLRSLPSGSIDAIELMTTPPAGYDAAGNAGIINIKLKKNTVRGLNAGINLSYGQGKYLRSNNSFNFNYRVNKFNLFSNLSWNQNNNYQDLTINRYYYKPDGTYNSGFSQNSYIKRKSTGQNARVGVDYYMTKKSTIGAVLSGFINPFKSGILNNAQVLNANNTPTALINAISESDRKWTNGSANLNYSYKIDEKGKELTANADYITYRANQIQSLINSSFTPDHSLTDQSVLESTLPATIKIQTAKLDYIHPLEKTGKIELGVKSSFVNTDNTASFFDVVNGISTPNYEFSNRFKYKENINAGYFNYSRDWTKLSLQLGMRLENTRIDGHQLGNPLIADSGFTRNYTGLFPTLYLAYRPDSAQKHQFGFSLGRRIDRPDYQDLNPFTYPIDRFTYYGGNPFLVPTYSYNLELSHTYKNKITTSLEYSIIKNLIQETNEQKGTVYYSRPGNYGQQTVFGLTINGNLQPYKWWTLQVYTEFKNVGFESILYGQTLDEKRWYWYVGPTNQFTITKNLSAELAGSYQTRILSGQFLTIPVWQVRTGLSQKVLKGNGTVRLNLSDAFYTNQPGGDIRNIANSKANWLSKLDSRVFTISFAYRFNKGKTLNIRQSGGSDSEKGRVRTS; from the coding sequence ATGCATATCCATCGACTGTTTAACAAACGCCTGTTACTGATCATTACAATAGTTTGCAGCAATTATATGCTTTTAGCCCAGCAAGGTTCCCTGAAAGGAAAGCTGGAAGGGCTAACAACAGGTGAGCTGCCTGTATTAAACCTGGTAACAGCAAAAGACTCCCAGTTAGTTAAAACAACCATTCCCGACTCTGCCGGTAAATATGAATTTAACCAGTTAAAAACCGGGAATTACTTCCTGTATATAACCCATATCGGTTATCAATCCTATTATAGTAAACTTATTGATATCAGCAATCCTAGCCAGGAGATCAGCCTTCCCCCCATTCAAATGACACCAAAAATAAACGAACTGGAATCCGTAAAAGTGTCGGCCGTCAGGCCATTCATACAAAGGAAAATTGATCGCGTAGTTGTCAATCCGGACGCATTGATCAGCAATGCCGGCACTACCTCGCTGGATGTACTTGAAAAAGCGCCCGGGGTGCTGGTTGATATCGATGGTAACATTTCAATGAAAGGTAAATCGGGGGTGGTAGTATTCATCGATAATAAGCCTACCTATATGGCTGCAGGCGATCTGGCTAATTATTTACGTTCGCTGCCCTCCGGCTCTATCGATGCCATAGAACTGATGACTACCCCTCCGGCAGGCTATGATGCAGCGGGTAATGCAGGTATCATCAACATCAAGCTAAAAAAGAATACAGTAAGAGGACTAAACGCCGGTATCAACCTTAGCTATGGCCAGGGAAAATATTTACGCTCTAACAACAGCTTTAATTTCAACTATCGCGTTAACAAATTTAACCTCTTTAGCAATCTTAGCTGGAATCAGAACAATAACTACCAGGACCTGACTATCAACAGGTATTACTACAAACCTGATGGAACTTACAATTCAGGCTTCTCTCAAAACTCTTATATAAAAAGAAAATCAACAGGTCAGAACGCCAGGGTGGGCGTAGACTATTACATGACTAAAAAGTCTACTATTGGTGCTGTACTATCGGGATTTATCAATCCCTTCAAATCAGGCATACTCAACAATGCCCAGGTATTGAATGCGAATAATACCCCTACAGCCCTGATCAATGCAATAAGTGAATCTGACAGAAAATGGACAAACGGGAGCGCTAATCTAAACTACAGTTATAAAATAGACGAAAAAGGAAAAGAATTAACCGCCAATGCTGATTATATTACCTACCGTGCTAACCAAATACAAAGCCTCATCAATAGCAGCTTTACACCTGATCATTCACTAACTGATCAGTCCGTGCTGGAATCTACATTGCCGGCTACTATCAAAATACAAACAGCCAAGTTAGATTATATTCATCCTTTGGAAAAAACAGGCAAGATAGAATTAGGCGTTAAAAGCAGCTTCGTTAATACCGATAACACAGCTTCCTTTTTTGATGTGGTGAATGGAATAAGTACCCCCAATTATGAGTTTTCCAATCGTTTTAAGTATAAGGAAAATATTAACGCCGGATACTTCAACTACTCCAGGGACTGGACCAAGCTATCCCTGCAATTGGGTATGCGGCTCGAAAATACCAGGATTGACGGGCACCAGTTAGGCAATCCGTTGATCGCAGATTCCGGCTTTACCAGAAACTATACCGGACTGTTCCCTACCCTTTACCTGGCTTATCGTCCCGATAGTGCTCAAAAACACCAGTTCGGCTTCTCTTTAGGCAGAAGAATTGACAGGCCGGATTACCAGGACCTGAATCCCTTCACCTACCCTATAGACCGGTTTACTTATTATGGCGGCAATCCTTTTCTGGTTCCCACCTATTCTTACAACCTGGAACTATCACATACTTATAAAAACAAGATCACCACATCACTCGAATACAGTATTATTAAAAACCTGATACAGGAAACCAACGAACAAAAAGGCACCGTTTATTATAGCAGGCCCGGCAACTATGGTCAGCAAACGGTTTTCGGCCTTACCATAAACGGCAACCTGCAACCTTATAAATGGTGGACCTTACAGGTATATACTGAATTTAAAAACGTAGGGTTTGAGTCGATACTATATGGCCAGACACTGGATGAAAAAAGGTGGTATTGGTATGTGGGGCCAACCAACCAGTTTACGATAACTAAAAATTTAAGTGCCGAATTAGCCGGCTCTTATCAAACAAGAATATTGTCGGGACAATTCTTAACTATACCGGTATGGCAGGTGCGCACCGGTCTTTCGCAAAAGGTGCTGAAAGGAAATGGTACAGTACGATTGAATTTATCAGACGCTTTTTATACCAATCAACCAGGCGGGGATATCAGGAATATTGCCAACTCAAAAGCCAACTGGCTCAGCAAGCTGGATAGCCGTGTATTCACCATAAGCTTTGCGTACAGGTTTAACAAAGGCAAAACGCTTAACATACGCCAGTCTGGAGGCTCCGACTCGGAAAAGGGCAGGGTAAGAACCAGCTAA